ACATAGACTTCTCTGGTATGGGGTTGAAGACTGACAATCTGCTCATGGAGTTATGTAGCCTTTTGAGTACAAAGGTCAAATTTGTTAAAAAGCTGAGTCTGGGAAGCAATGGGATTCTGTTATTGCGAAAGAACACACTTTCAAACTGTCCACCAATCCGGGGTTTATTGGACCTTTCCTTCAACCAATTGAGGAAGGCAAGTTGCCTCCACTTTCTCAAAGGACAGGATCAAATCAAGAACTTCACAGCAGAGAAAAACCACCTCACCTCCCTAATGTCCTGCAACAAACAGAATCTCACTTTCCCAAATCTGACTGATCTGAGCTACCGTTACAATCGCATACTCAATGTCAACTCTTTTGCTTTCCACCACACACCAAATGTGAGGACCCTACAACTCAACATAAACATAATCGCCTATCTTGACCATAAGGCTttcagtgggctgactagtcttGTCACACTGCGTCTGGACAATAACCTCCTGACCGATCTGTACAAGGATAGCTTTGAAGATCTGCATAGCCTGGAAATACTTAACCTACGTAACAATCAGATAGCTGTTATTTTCAACAAGACTTTCCATTCACTCAAATGCCTGCACATTTTGGATCTTGGAGGGAACAAAATCACTCATTTTGAAGACTCAGCCTTTGTGGGGCTCGTTAACCTGGCCAATTTTTACCTTGATGGAAACAATCTCAAACAGATCGACAGCGCCAAGTTTAAACCATTCCACGCCACACTTGAAGTTCTTGATCTACATGGGAATCAGGTTAGCTTCTCCTCTAAACGTACCAACTCTCCTTTCGTGAATCTAACAAAACTTCGCAACCTCAAACTAGATGCGCAGATGCCCCACGGCCTCAACATGCTGCCTTATGCCTTTTTCCGTGGTCTCAACTCCCTCCAATCGCTCTACCTCACCGACAATCACATCTTTAGCTTTGCAGCAGACACTTTTGACGATCTGACCAACTTGACTTTCCTCTCCTTGGACAACTCCTGTGCCGGGGTGATGCAGCTGCAGCCGGGCGTCTTCAAAAACTTGCGGAAATTGAGCAAGCTCAGTGCAAGGAACATGGGCATCCAGTCCTTCTCAAACGAGGTTTTCGGGAATCTGACAGAGCTGCAGATCTTGCTTCTCAACCAGAACGTAATGCAATCCTTAGATGTGAATGTGCTGGAGGCTCTACCTAAACTGCGCTACCTGGACCTGCGCAACATTCCTCTAAGTTGCACCTGCCTCAACAGTGACCTGCAGAACTGGACTTTGACAAACCAGAGAGTCCAGTTAGTCTTACAATACAGTCTACAGTGCCAAGATAAAAAACTCCAAAAAAGCTTCTACAACTTTGACACCAATGTTTGCTACCTGGACCTGGGAGAGTACCTTTTTGCTACCACAACCACTGTGATTTTACTGCTGACTATAATCCCGCTTCTCTACAACAAGCTCTATTGGAAACTGAAGTATAGCTATTATGTGTTCCGCTCCTGGTTCGGCCAACACTGGCGCAGgctgagggagaaagaggagcacTGCCAATACGATGCTTTCATCTCCTATAACTCGGCGGACGAGCCCTGGGTACTAGACCAGCTACTTCCCAACCTGGAGGGCAACGGAGCCTCTTTCCGGCTGTGCCTGCACCACCGTGACTTTGAGCTGGGCCGCAACATTGTGGACAACATCGTCTCCGCTGTGTACAGCAGCCGCAAGACCATCTGCGTGGTTAGTAGGCATTTCCTGTGCAGCGAGTGGTGCTCCCTGGAGATCCAGCTGGCCAGCTACAGGCTCTTCCACGAGCTCCGGGACGTGCTCCTGCTCATCTTCCTGGAGCCCATCCCTGAAAGACAGCTGTCGGCTTACCACCGTATGAGAAAGGTCATGTTGAAGAAGACCTACCTGCAGTGGCCAGGGTCAGACTGCACTGACCCGGTCAAGGCCCAGGAACTGTTTTGGAACCATCTGAGGAGGGCACTGAGGAGTGGGAGCAGCAGGTTTGAAGAGGaagatgaggggagggaggaataCTTCAATCAGCCACCGACGGATGATGATAACTATTACTTAATGCCTTAAGGAAAGGGTTATAGGACACACTTTGCCCTAGCAGCAGCCTGATTCCTGGATATGAAACAAAGTTCAATGTAGTAAAAGTACAGAAattatgcacacacagacacatacaaagacagacagaggaactGAATCTCTTGTAAATATGTTCTTTGTGCCATTATTTTCTACTTGCTTGAAATCCAGCATTGTCTATGTTTTGATTGATTGCTATAATAAGCTTAAttcatttttggggggatttcGTAATTTGCTCATGGAAAAAAACTAATTTAATCCTGTTCTGTACTAAATAATATtgtaatactgtatgtatatttaaAAGATGCAGAGGAAAATGGAAATAAGATGATCAGACATACCCTGACAAATCATGTTGCAAAGTTAAAGTATTCTTTAAGTATACTTCTTGTTGGTAAATATCACTGTCTCAAATCAGCAATACACCGACAGATGAGACCTGTTACTTAATGACTTAAGGAAAGGGTTAGAGGACACGCTTTGCCCTGGCAGCAGCCTGTTTCCAGGACATTAAACAAAGTTCAATGTAGTAAAAGTACTGACATTATGCATACCCACAcatatagaaacagagagaggaactgaAAATCTTGTAAATGTGCCTTGCGTGccatgactctgtaccggtaccctctgtatatagcctcgctattgttattttactgctgctctttaattattcgttacttttatttttttaaatgtacttatcacTTACTTTTTCTtaaaaacggcattgttggttaaaggcttgcaagtaagcatttcactgtaatacctgttgtatttggcgcatgtgacaaataccattttattttatttgatcttcTACTTGCTTGAAATCCAGCATTGTTGATGCTTTGATTGACTGCTATAATAAGCTAAATCCATCATTTGTTTGCATTTGTAATTTGCTGTCATGGAAAAAATGAACTTAATCTTGTTGTGATCAGTACTTAATATggtaatactgtatgtacatttaaAAGACGCAAAATGGAAATAAGATGATCAGGCGTACCTTGACAAATCATGTTGCAAAGTGAATTTAAATATTCTATCAGTATACTTCTTGTTGGAAAATATCACTGTCTCAATCAGTAGTACACAAACTAAAACAAGTAAATAAATCATCTATTATTAGATTTTAATATAAGACACAGTGAGTGACTATGTACAGTATTTTATTCAGTCCATCTTACAGGGGGAGAATTGTATACTCCTCGTGTCCTCGCTCCTTCTCAAAACCAATTGGAGaaaaaggtcagaggggagggacctctggctttctcatccaatgggttttgagaaggagacgaggcGAGGAATATGCAATTGGGATCTAACCATGGACAGCAGACAATCCTCTGCATAATGCATTAATGCTGATTCACGTCTTTTTTATAATCTGAGCTATAGCATTCTGCTTGCCAAAAATAATAAAGTATACTTTGAGTAGGCCCATTGGCCACAAAAATAACAAGGGACACATTCACGTGCTGCCAAAGTTGACTTGTCCATTGTAGCTGTCTGTAAAGAACATACTGCATAAGTTCAGCAATGCATTTTCTCTTACAGTGCTTCTGTATGTTTTTGCATGCGCATGTTTCAATTAGAAGTATTCATGCAATAAAAAATACCTTCTCCAGGCTGTAAGTAGTTTTAGAGTATTGGAAACATATgaaagaaaatatttaaaaaaatactaatGTTCTCTCACACATTTAACTTATATTTGTAAAAAT
The sequence above is drawn from the Salmo salar chromosome ssa05, Ssal_v3.1, whole genome shotgun sequence genome and encodes:
- the tlr21 gene encoding toll-like receptor 13, translated to MAGLKYKILASVAIVLHIAQFTVGYSFRNCTEDPTSNHTKFICIRHQAKNISAIVGDLPPYATTIIISINLIKHIPDNTFDHLPNLRTLQIDNNHLETIDNQAFQNMSQLKSLNLSLNKISNLSSSVFQDLKNLVNLSLNNNSLIMLPPGIFSSLSNLDVLILRQNYLNNFSAVAESVTHLTKLTKLDLCNNYLTSLHHSNHTDLPESLTTLYLCKNKLVTLACEWGFLSHVLLLDLSYNDQLPSRAFQGVDLRKLNYMRLRSTNVTVPELLNVSNVRAGNIDFSGMGLKTDNLLMELCSLLSTKVKFVKKLSLGSNGILLLRKNTLSNCPPIRGLLDLSFNQLRKASCLHFLKGQDQIKNFTAEKNHLTSLMSCNKQNLTFPNLTDLSYRYNRILNVNSFAFHHTPNVRTLQLNINIIAYLDHKAFSGLTSLVTLRLDNNLLTDLYKDSFEDLHSLEILNLRNNQIAVIFNKTFHSLKCLHILDLGGNKITHFEDSAFVGLVNLANFYLDGNNLKQIDSAKFKPFHATLEVLDLHGNQVSFSSKRTNSPFVNLTKLRNLKLDAQMPHGLNMLPYAFFRGLNSLQSLYLTDNHIFSFAADTFDDLTNLTFLSLDNSCAGVMQLQPGVFKNLRKLSKLSARNMGIQSFSNEVFGNLTELQILLLNQNVMQSLDVNVLEALPKLRYLDLRNIPLSCTCLNSDLQNWTLTNQRVQLVLQYSLQCQDKKLQKSFYNFDTNVCYLDLGEYLFATTTTVILLLTIIPLLYNKLYWKLKYSYYVFRSWFGQHWRRLREKEEHCQYDAFISYNSADEPWVLDQLLPNLEGNGASFRLCLHHRDFELGRNIVDNIVSAVYSSRKTICVVSRHFLCSEWCSLEIQLASYRLFHELRDVLLLIFLEPIPERQLSAYHRMRKVMLKKTYLQWPGSDCTDPVKAQELFWNHLRRALRSGSSRFEEEDEGREEYFNQPPTDDDNYYLMP